From Danaus plexippus chromosome 11, MEX_DaPlex, whole genome shotgun sequence, the proteins below share one genomic window:
- the LOC116765713 gene encoding uncharacterized protein LOC116765713 produces MDNFDRDLDDLLDLTDSESSSSSNPGIFETNQPFVLELHELKKDEPAADQVTPDTKTKKKKKRRNLPVNENKTATSSTSSVSESVPSAADAAMKEEFYDANESYHLLSAEVSQVNPAASAALAQAHSEHGQDKTDDNERRSSANKQPSIINKPVVPPK; encoded by the exons ATGGATAACTTCG ACAGAGACCTAGACGATCTGCTGGACCTAACTGACTCGGAGTCATCTTCGTCATCGAACCCCGGCATATTCGAAACTAACCAACCATTCGTACTAGAACTTCACGAATTAAAGAAAGACGAGCCCGCAGCGGACCAAGTTACACCAGATactaaaacaaagaaaaagaaaaagagaaGAAATCTGCCggtcaatgaaaataaaacggcGACGTCCTCCACCAGCAGTGTGTCAGAATCGGTCCCATCAGCAGCTGATGCTGCGATGAAGGAAGAATTCTATGATGCGAATGAAAGTTACCACTTACTCTCAG CTGAGGTCAGTCAAGTGAATCCTGCTGCAAGTGCTGCTCTGGCGCAGGCACACTCAGAACACGGGCAGGACAAGACAGATGACAACGAGAGACGATCCTCGGCTAATAAACAACCATCCATTATCAAT AAACCCGTCGTCCCTccaaaatga
- the LOC116765457 gene encoding uncharacterized protein LOC116765457 isoform X2, producing the protein MFLAELTRRLAHKKKAEEESSKTIVQTIVDSITNALPVVFTKKTPPRKESPTKIETLQSYAPELIPNDTIDIPRPVLSSSNLPLLNETQILASGFKIPKMPFVSSEVFKPQASKKAKPVTEDMAVNTGGETDVASEIAKHVGTLRKISLIAEEFNQKTAKNLKEIVDSVQEDLMKKLEEIQAEQRALSTERQLSIDGRHETMQ; encoded by the exons ATGTTCCTGGCTGAACTAACAAGAAGACTAGCACACAAAAAGAAAGCTGAAGAAGAATCTTCTAAAACCATCGTCC aaACAATCGTTGACAGCATCACAAATGCCTTACCTGTGGTATTTACAAAGAAGACACCACCAAGAAAGGAATCTCCAACGAAAATAGAAACGTTACAGTCATACGCACCCGAACTCATACCGAATGATACCATCGACATCCCACGACCTGTTCTCAGTTCGTCCAACCTACCATTGCTAAATGAGACCCAGATTTTAGCGTCAGGTTTCAAAATCCCTAAGATGCCCTTCGTTAGCAGCGAAGTATTCAAGCCACAGGCTTCTAAAAAAGCTAAACCAGTAACTGAAGATATGGCTGTAAATACTGGAGGTGAGACTGACGTCGCCAGTGAAATCGCAAAACACGTTGGAACTTTGCGAAAGATATCTTTGATTGCTGaagaatttaatcaaaaaacaG cgaaaaatttaaaagaaatagtaGATAGCGTTCAAGaagatttaatgaaaaagttgGAAGAAATACAAGCGGAACAAAGAGCTCTGAGTACAGAAAGGCAACTCAGTATAGACGGCCGTCACGAAACAATGCAATGA
- the LOC116765895 gene encoding cardioacceleratory peptide receptor-like has product MEDGCGDCGLGAALNDTGYYNETRNVTAIDKFYFYQSAQVAVLWVLLVAIVAGNATVVLALCLTKSRKSRMNFFIMQLAVADLWVGLISVLPDLIQRITISWLAGSVVCKLMKYLQGVVTYSSTYVLVALSVDRCDAITHPMNFTGSWRRARALVVGAWFLSFLFCAPMLFLFDEADIEGTPQCWSSINELQWRIWMTSVFLSLFVAPAVTISACYGVIVVTIRQKSHRVLGKRTAARQYSDDLDSRRASSRGIIPKAKIKTVKMTFVIVFVFVLCWSPYMIFDLLQVYGYVPDTQANIAIASLIQSLAPLNSAANPVIYFIFSNRIFISLRNIPPYKWLWCWMKTGETTTESKAHTELLTSSHRKTRHDLTIRVKNDSLREQKQRLHQCNSSRKVRLHLPGQAINNNVPQARRADTFL; this is encoded by the exons ATGGAAGACGGCTGTGGAGACTGCGGCCTGGGAGCGGCTCTGAACGACACGGGATATTACAATGAGACAAGAAATGTCACAGCCATcgataagttttatttttatcag AGTGCTCAAGTGGCTGTGCTGTGGGTGTTGTTGGTAGCGATCGTGGCAGGAAACGCCACGGTGGTGTTGGCGCTGTGTTTGACGAAATCTCGTAAAAGTAGAATGAACTTCTTCATCATGCAGCTGGCTGTAGCAG ATTTATGGGTGGGACTGATAAGTGTTCTACCAGATTTAATTCAGCGCATAACAATTTCATGGTTAGCTGGATCTGTGGTCTGCAAGCTGATGAAGTATTTACAG GGTGTCGTAACGTATTCCTCTACCTACGTGCTGGTCGCTCTCAGCGTGGACAGATGCGATGCTATCACACATCCAATGAACTTCACCGGAAGCT GGCGGAGAGCGCGGGCGCTTGTAGTCGGCGCATGGTTTCTTAGTTTCCTGTTTTGCGCTCcgatgttgtttttatttgacgaAGCTGACATAGAAG GAACCCCTCAATGCTGGTCGTCCATTAATGAGCTTCAGTGGCGTATCTGGATGACGAGCGTGTTCCTGTCCCTGTTTGTGGCGCCCGCAGTCACCATCTCCGCGTGTTATGGTGTCATCGTCGTAACCATCAGGCAGAAGAGTCACAGGGTACTCGGGAAAAGAACTGCCGCCAGGCAAT ATAGTGACGACCTTGACAGTCGACGAGCTAGCAGCCGCGGGATAATACCAAAAGCGAAAATAAAGACTGTCAAGATGACCTTCGTGATTGTATTCG TGTTCGTGCTGTGCTGGTCTCCTTATATGATATTCGACCTGCTGCAAGTGTACGGCTACGTCCCGGACACTCAGGCCAACATAGCCATCGCCTCTCTCATCCAAAGCCTCGCACCGCTGAACTCGGCCGCTAACccagttatttatttcatattctccaatagaatatttattagtctACG GAACATTCCTCCCTACAAGTGGCTCTGGTGTTGGATGAAGACCGGTGAAACAACGACCGAGTCCAAAGCCCACACTGAACTCCTCACCTCCTCACACCGAAAAACAAGACACGACCTCACGATCCGA GTTAAAAATGACAGCTTGAGGGAGCAGAAGCAGAGGCTTCATCAGTGTAACAGTTCCCGGAAGGTTCGTCTCCACCTGCCGGGACAGGCCATCAACAATAACGTGCCACAAGCACGACGTGCTGACACCTTCTTATAA
- the LOC116765457 gene encoding uncharacterized protein LOC116765457 isoform X1 — translation MEKPVRYKQKNKKPASKPKSAKKRKSDGPTCSMFLAELTRRLAHKKKAEEESSKTIVQTIVDSITNALPVVFTKKTPPRKESPTKIETLQSYAPELIPNDTIDIPRPVLSSSNLPLLNETQILASGFKIPKMPFVSSEVFKPQASKKAKPVTEDMAVNTGGETDVASEIAKHVGTLRKISLIAEEFNQKTAKNLKEIVDSVQEDLMKKLEEIQAEQRALSTERQLSIDGRHETMQ, via the exons ATGGAAAAACCTGTAcgctataaacaaaaaaataaaaaaccagCATCAAAACCTAAATCTGCTAAAAAACGAAAGTCCGATG gcCCGACATGTTCAATGTTCCTGGCTGAACTAACAAGAAGACTAGCACACAAAAAGAAAGCTGAAGAAGAATCTTCTAAAACCATCGTCC aaACAATCGTTGACAGCATCACAAATGCCTTACCTGTGGTATTTACAAAGAAGACACCACCAAGAAAGGAATCTCCAACGAAAATAGAAACGTTACAGTCATACGCACCCGAACTCATACCGAATGATACCATCGACATCCCACGACCTGTTCTCAGTTCGTCCAACCTACCATTGCTAAATGAGACCCAGATTTTAGCGTCAGGTTTCAAAATCCCTAAGATGCCCTTCGTTAGCAGCGAAGTATTCAAGCCACAGGCTTCTAAAAAAGCTAAACCAGTAACTGAAGATATGGCTGTAAATACTGGAGGTGAGACTGACGTCGCCAGTGAAATCGCAAAACACGTTGGAACTTTGCGAAAGATATCTTTGATTGCTGaagaatttaatcaaaaaacaG cgaaaaatttaaaagaaatagtaGATAGCGTTCAAGaagatttaatgaaaaagttgGAAGAAATACAAGCGGAACAAAGAGCTCTGAGTACAGAAAGGCAACTCAGTATAGACGGCCGTCACGAAACAATGCAATGA